In Oscillatoria acuminata PCC 6304, a single window of DNA contains:
- the ltrA gene encoding group II intron reverse transcriptase/maturase: protein MTVAMNKVNTSLKTTETWNAIPWAKVQRKVFKLQKRIFQAAKSGQDAKARRLQKLLTSSYYARLLAVRKVTQDNQGKRTAGIDGVKSLKPEQRLELVKDLGEQFLAKALRRVWIPKPGRNEKRPLGIPTIRDRAEQALVKQALEPEWEARFEGTSYGFRPGRSAHDAIGRIYASINKGSYYVLDADITKCFDKINHEYLLSKLDCCSQHRRQIKQWLKAGVVDNGVFEETPSGTPQGGVISPLLANIALDGMARLIEELYPLIQGQKVKATLIRYADDFVVISPEIEIINQCKIALENWLKPVGLELKPEKTKICHTLREIEVNGEKVTPGFDFLGFTIRQYPVGKYKSGKTGGANSRLIGHKTHIKPSAKAIKAHSEALKGVIKNHKTAPQAALISRLNPIIRGWSNYYSGVVSAETFSQMDYNIWQQLRAWTVSRCGQANLEKLRKYFHKVTVKIGNGKERNEKWLFQAKDGLSLWKHSYTQITRHTLVKPEASPYDGNWSYWATRRGTSLEVPMRVAKLLKKHSGRCSRCGQYFAMEDLMEVDHIQPLSMGGKDEYRNLQLLHRHCHDKKTAEDMQNVKSYQ, encoded by the coding sequence ATGACAGTAGCAATGAACAAGGTTAATACGAGTTTAAAGACTACGGAAACATGGAATGCAATTCCTTGGGCAAAAGTTCAAAGGAAAGTATTTAAGTTGCAAAAACGTATTTTCCAAGCGGCTAAATCGGGACAGGATGCCAAAGCCAGAAGGTTGCAAAAACTTCTAACCTCGTCATATTACGCGAGGCTCTTAGCGGTTAGGAAAGTGACCCAAGACAACCAAGGCAAGAGGACGGCAGGGATAGATGGGGTAAAATCCTTAAAACCCGAACAACGCCTCGAACTTGTTAAGGACCTTGGTGAACAATTCTTAGCCAAAGCACTCAGAAGGGTTTGGATTCCCAAACCAGGACGTAATGAAAAGCGCCCATTGGGTATCCCAACTATTAGAGATAGAGCCGAGCAAGCCTTGGTTAAACAAGCCTTAGAACCCGAATGGGAAGCTAGGTTTGAAGGGACGAGCTATGGTTTCCGACCAGGACGCTCTGCCCACGACGCAATAGGTCGCATCTACGCATCTATAAATAAGGGCAGTTATTATGTCCTAGATGCAGATATAACCAAATGCTTCGACAAGATTAACCATGAATACCTACTGTCCAAATTAGATTGTTGTTCACAACACCGTCGCCAAATCAAACAATGGTTAAAGGCAGGGGTAGTGGATAATGGCGTATTTGAGGAGACCCCAAGCGGGACACCCCAAGGAGGAGTGATAAGTCCGCTCCTGGCCAACATTGCATTGGATGGAATGGCCAGGTTAATCGAAGAACTGTATCCTTTAATTCAAGGTCAGAAAGTCAAGGCCACCTTAATCAGATATGCCGATGATTTCGTAGTAATCTCACCAGAGATTGAAATCATCAATCAATGCAAGATAGCTTTGGAAAACTGGCTAAAGCCCGTAGGACTTGAGCTTAAACCTGAAAAGACCAAAATATGCCACACACTTAGAGAAATCGAAGTAAATGGAGAAAAGGTCACCCCAGGATTTGATTTCCTCGGATTTACCATTAGGCAATATCCAGTAGGTAAATACAAGTCCGGGAAAACAGGAGGCGCAAACAGCAGACTAATCGGGCATAAAACCCATATCAAGCCAAGCGCCAAAGCAATCAAAGCCCACAGTGAAGCATTAAAGGGTGTCATCAAAAATCATAAAACTGCACCCCAAGCGGCCCTAATAAGTAGACTAAACCCAATCATTAGAGGTTGGAGTAATTACTACTCAGGGGTAGTTTCAGCGGAAACCTTCAGCCAAATGGACTATAACATTTGGCAACAATTGAGGGCATGGACAGTATCAAGATGCGGTCAGGCAAACCTTGAAAAGCTGAGAAAATATTTCCATAAGGTCACGGTTAAAATCGGAAACGGAAAGGAAAGAAATGAGAAGTGGCTGTTTCAAGCAAAAGACGGATTAAGTCTCTGGAAACACTCCTATACTCAAATTACAAGGCATACATTGGTCAAGCCAGAAGCATCCCCGTATGACGGAAATTGGAGTTATTGGGCAACTAGAAGAGGAACCTCATTAGAAGTTCCAATGCGAGTAGCAAAATTGCTTAAAAAGCACTCAGGCCGATGTTCACGTTGCGGACAATATTTCGCAATGGAAGACTTGATGGAGGTTGACCACATCCAGCCACTCTCAATGGGAGGTAAAGATGAATACCGAAATCTACAGTTATTGCATCGGCACTGTCACGATAAAAAGACGGCTGAAGATATGCAGAACGTCAAGTCGTACCAATGA
- a CDS encoding class I SAM-dependent methyltransferase — protein MSNILTQIIQEKIKQNPQRQITFADYMELALYHPQHGYYAAHVGKIGAKGDFMTSPHLGADFGEMLAVQFIEIWEILGHPTPFHLVEMGAGQGLIAADVIKYLYRHHRDCFAATEYLIIEQSPAMRQLQQQKFSKLSSGGANLRWVTWEEIAADSITGCFFSNELIDAFPVHQIQVEAGKLQEIYITTSDKIPESPEASPFQEILGELSTPKITDYFQLIDIDITGKPYPDGYRTEVNLAALDWVRQVSEKLQQGYVLTIDYGYPAHRYYTPMRQQGTLQCYYQHRYHDNPYILIGEQDITAHVDFTALERQGESCGLEKLGFTQQAMFLMALGLGDRIAALSTTPGMDLGTMINRRQVLHEAIDPRGLGGFGVLVQGKGLSEEQKGKGLKGLRIPPMR, from the coding sequence ATGTCCAATATATTAACCCAAATCATCCAAGAAAAAATCAAACAAAATCCCCAAAGGCAAATCACCTTTGCCGACTATATGGAATTAGCCCTCTACCACCCCCAACATGGATATTATGCCGCCCATGTCGGAAAAATTGGCGCAAAAGGAGACTTTATGACCTCCCCCCACTTAGGCGCAGATTTTGGGGAAATGCTGGCAGTGCAATTCATCGAAATCTGGGAAATTCTCGGACATCCCACCCCATTTCACCTCGTAGAAATGGGTGCGGGACAAGGATTAATTGCTGCCGATGTCATCAAATATCTTTATCGCCACCATCGAGATTGTTTCGCCGCTACCGAATATCTAATCATCGAACAATCCCCAGCAATGCGTCAGTTACAACAGCAGAAATTCTCAAAACTCTCCAGCGGGGGGGCAAATTTGCGCTGGGTGACTTGGGAGGAAATTGCAGCAGATTCAATCACCGGATGTTTCTTTTCTAATGAGTTAATTGATGCCTTCCCGGTGCATCAAATTCAGGTAGAAGCGGGAAAACTCCAAGAAATTTATATCACCACCTCGGACAAAATACCCGAGTCTCCCGAAGCATCTCCCTTTCAAGAAATCCTTGGGGAACTCTCCACTCCCAAAATTACTGACTATTTTCAACTCATTGACATTGACATCACCGGGAAACCCTATCCCGACGGATATCGCACGGAAGTCAATCTGGCAGCATTAGATTGGGTGAGACAAGTGAGCGAGAAACTCCAGCAGGGATATGTGCTAACCATTGATTATGGATATCCGGCTCACCGATACTATACACCAATGCGACAGCAAGGAACATTACAATGTTATTATCAACACCGCTATCATGATAATCCTTATATTTTAATTGGGGAACAGGATATAACGGCTCATGTTGATTTTACCGCATTGGAACGACAAGGGGAGTCTTGCGGATTAGAGAAATTGGGATTTACCCAGCAGGCGATGTTTTTAATGGCATTGGGGTTAGGCGATCGCATTGCAGCACTCTCCACCACCCCAGGCATGGATTTGGGAACCATGATTAATCGCAGGCAAGTCTTGCATGAGGCGATCGACCCTAGAGGATTAGGGGGTTTTGGGGTTTTGGTACAGGGAAAAGGATTAAGTGAGGAACAGAAGGGGAAAGGGTTAAAAGGGTTGAGGATACCGCCGATGAGGTAA
- a CDS encoding AbrB/MazE/SpoVT family DNA-binding domain-containing protein, translating to MSLTSPLASKFAKIATQLKKLTQIYRAMSLPLEQYTVNLAETGELVIPETVRKQLNLQPGDSLTLTLENDGSMRLFSLRKSVQKLQGIFKDIAPGVSQGDELIQERREEVHREGEA from the coding sequence ATGAGCTTGACCTCACCCCTAGCCTCTAAATTTGCTAAAATAGCCACTCAGTTAAAAAAACTTACCCAAATTTATCGAGCTATGTCTCTACCCCTCGAACAGTACACCGTGAATTTGGCAGAAACCGGCGAGTTAGTTATCCCCGAAACCGTGCGGAAGCAACTTAACCTGCAACCGGGGGATTCCCTCACCCTAACTCTCGAAAATGATGGGAGTATGCGCCTGTTCAGCTTACGCAAATCCGTCCAAAAACTCCAAGGAATTTTTAAAGATATTGCCCCAGGTGTTAGCCAGGGGGACGAACTGATTCAAGAACGGCGTGAGGAAGTACATCGAGAGGGCGAAGCATGA
- a CDS encoding eIF2A-related protein, whose product MKKRQALVVGINDYLDEDVLERLRTPANDANALAQKLIEFGFEVTGLPSASDQEAWRVHPEKHLLTHELENAITNLFALDANVSTPETALLFFAGHGLRKVKGNLTKGFLATSRVDSKESWGFPLKELREILEKSRVKQQIVILDCCHAGELLNFDEADPGDGETISRCFIAACREFEPAYEPTTGEHSVLTDALLQGLQQEGIISNVTLSKAIETALQTRNQTPICHNWGEIVLRDPGVELPEEILQDECPYKGLKAFQERDAKYFFGRDKLTQTLVYRLRDSQFLAVLGISGSGKSSLVRAGLIPDLKQGSTLSESKTWKICAPFKPGDDPLASLAQVLVDENLCTSEQATQELAKGAKGLHRLISPANAPCVFVVDQFEQVFTQCQDPAKRSQFFDCLLGATDFDSLRDKGGWGRSATSLLRVIITMRADFLGKCAEYPQLAKLIQTHQAIVTEMKEAELREAIGKPAKKVNWNIPPDLENLMVADVQKSPGSLPLLQDILQQLWDRRSQRLTVQTYQDMGGVQKALQNRANKVYQTLSPEQQTIARSIFLELTQLLENTKPTARQVRKTQLTDLPPSPEQVETVLEKLETARLVVTSELQARGNPEDKITVVDVAHESLISNWEQLKQWVKENPQAKRQRDEIQAKARDWEDKGKRREGLLRGADLGDVEAFVRRNGETFPLSALAREYLRTSIRHQRTTRIISIGAVVTLLTVVTGLWLNAQRQVTIASLGEKAARAKNLLTSQPVDGLVLAIQAAGESQDKLGQVLSPVQDSLLSSLQITPEDNSLRGHQDALMTVAISPDGEIIVSGSSDNTLRLWNRQGDLITVLHGHQGWVWAVAISPDGQTIVSGSDDNTLRLWNRQGQQIGVLHGHQGSVNAVAISPDGQTIVSGSSDNTLRLWNRQGQQIGVLHGHEDSVRTVAISPDGQTIVSGSDDNTVRLWNRQGQQTQILHWYQHTVHAVAISPDGKYIAASGSLPLGGGENIVRLWNLQGQEIGELRGHQGWVSALAFSPHGKYIVTGSFDNNVGLWNYQGESIGLLLGHQKIVNAVVFSPDGKTIVSGSADKTVRLWSLEEKIVKGWRAHPYGINDVAVSPDGEYIASSSGTFLGWSDDTTVRLWNRQGELIQELRGHEDAVNSVAISPDGQTIVSGSSDNTVRLWDRQGEIIQELRGHQDSIHTVAFSDDGETIISESYHNNVRLWNLRGEQIVVLSGDHSWFKTVTISPDGQTIISGSYDNTMRLWNRQGELIKQLHSPQNPIDALAISLDGETIVSYEDTTLRIWNSQNQKIGELVPDWNSVKDIAISPDGEYIVIGHNNSTLRLWNRYGQPIGQPLRGHGDEINTVAFSPNGQYIVSGSKDGFLGLWPMGWKNWLQMGCNQLQYHPVLVAPETDVARQAGETCQKYAWNSTESAQFLVRHGKALARSEDLDGAVAKFQQAKRLDATLNLEPEAEAKRLAVAVLVEEGNDLAYQGEYNEAVAKFQQALTLDPTRNLEAKAEAKRIAVPVLLAQGEQGVKNKQYKAAVEAYTAAQNIDATVEISAETWNNLCWFGSLGGEAEAVMPACEQAVTLEPEYAGYRGNLGLAKALAGDNEGAIQDFQAFIELSNHAEVNRQVQGYIDTLRAGENPFTEAEIKRLLGE is encoded by the coding sequence ATGAAGAAGCGGCAGGCGTTGGTAGTGGGGATTAATGATTATCTGGACGAGGACGTTCTGGAACGTTTGCGGACACCAGCCAACGATGCTAATGCTCTGGCACAAAAACTGATAGAATTCGGCTTCGAGGTCACGGGGTTGCCCTCCGCCTCCGATCAGGAAGCATGGCGCGTCCATCCCGAGAAACACTTGCTCACCCACGAATTAGAAAACGCCATTACCAACCTCTTCGCCCTGGATGCTAATGTCAGCACCCCCGAAACCGCCCTGCTGTTTTTTGCGGGTCACGGATTGCGAAAAGTCAAAGGCAACCTCACCAAGGGTTTTTTAGCCACCAGTCGCGTGGATAGCAAAGAATCCTGGGGGTTTCCCCTCAAAGAATTGCGGGAAATTTTAGAAAAAAGTCGCGTCAAACAGCAGATTGTGATATTAGACTGCTGTCATGCGGGAGAACTGCTCAACTTTGACGAAGCCGATCCGGGGGATGGGGAAACCATCTCCCGCTGTTTTATCGCCGCTTGTCGAGAATTTGAGCCCGCTTACGAACCCACAACCGGAGAACATAGCGTCCTCACCGATGCGCTATTGCAAGGGTTGCAGCAAGAGGGGATTATCAGCAACGTCACCTTATCAAAAGCGATCGAAACCGCCTTACAAACCCGCAACCAAACCCCCATTTGTCATAACTGGGGCGAAATCGTCCTGAGAGATCCGGGAGTGGAACTGCCAGAGGAAATTCTCCAGGATGAATGTCCCTACAAAGGATTAAAAGCCTTTCAAGAACGGGATGCCAAATATTTTTTTGGCCGGGACAAACTGACCCAAACCTTAGTTTATCGCCTGAGAGACAGCCAATTTCTGGCAGTTTTGGGCATTTCCGGCAGTGGAAAATCCTCCCTTGTGAGAGCCGGTTTAATCCCAGACTTAAAGCAAGGCAGCACCCTTTCCGAGAGCAAAACCTGGAAAATCTGTGCCCCCTTCAAACCCGGAGACGACCCCCTCGCCAGTTTAGCGCAAGTCTTGGTGGACGAGAACCTCTGCACCTCAGAACAAGCCACCCAGGAACTCGCCAAAGGTGCGAAAGGCTTACACCGGCTGATTTCTCCAGCAAATGCCCCTTGCGTGTTCGTCGTGGATCAGTTTGAGCAAGTGTTTACCCAATGTCAAGATCCGGCAAAGCGATCGCAGTTTTTTGACTGTTTGTTAGGGGCGACTGACTTTGACTCACTTCGTGACAAAGGGGGTTGGGGGCGATCGGCAACCTCACTCCTGCGCGTCATCATCACCATGCGGGCGGATTTTTTGGGCAAATGTGCCGAATATCCCCAACTGGCGAAACTCATCCAAACCCATCAGGCGATCGTCACCGAAATGAAGGAGGCGGAGTTACGAGAGGCGATCGGCAAACCCGCCAAAAAAGTCAACTGGAACATCCCCCCAGACCTGGAAAACCTCATGGTTGCAGATGTTCAGAAATCCCCCGGCAGTTTGCCCTTATTGCAAGACATCCTCCAACAACTCTGGGACCGACGCAGCCAACGGTTGACCGTCCAAACCTATCAAGACATGGGCGGTGTCCAAAAAGCCCTACAAAATCGAGCCAATAAAGTTTATCAGACACTTTCCCCAGAACAACAGACCATAGCCCGGAGTATATTTCTCGAACTCACCCAACTCCTAGAAAACACCAAACCCACCGCCCGACAAGTCCGCAAAACCCAGTTAACCGACTTACCCCCCTCCCCGGAACAGGTGGAAACGGTCCTAGAGAAATTAGAAACAGCGCGGTTAGTCGTCACCAGCGAACTCCAAGCCAGAGGGAACCCAGAGGATAAAATCACCGTAGTGGATGTCGCCCACGAATCCCTAATCAGTAACTGGGAGCAATTAAAACAGTGGGTCAAGGAAAACCCCCAGGCAAAGCGGCAACGAGACGAAATCCAAGCCAAAGCCCGAGACTGGGAAGACAAAGGCAAACGCCGCGAGGGATTGCTCAGGGGAGCAGATTTAGGAGACGTAGAGGCATTTGTGCGACGCAATGGGGAGACCTTTCCCTTATCCGCATTGGCACGAGAGTACCTGAGAACCAGCATCCGCCACCAACGCACCACCCGCATTATCAGCATTGGCGCAGTTGTAACCCTGTTGACCGTCGTCACAGGACTCTGGCTAAATGCCCAACGCCAAGTCACCATTGCCAGCTTAGGAGAAAAAGCCGCCCGAGCCAAGAATTTGTTAACAAGTCAACCTGTAGATGGGTTAGTGTTGGCAATACAGGCAGCAGGAGAAAGTCAAGACAAATTGGGACAGGTTCTCAGTCCGGTTCAAGATAGTTTATTGAGTAGTCTTCAAATTACTCCAGAAGATAATAGCTTGCGCGGCCATCAGGATGCGCTCATGACCGTCGCCATTAGCCCTGATGGAGAGATAATTGTCAGTGGGAGTAGTGACAATACCTTGCGGTTGTGGAATCGTCAAGGAGATCTGATAACTGTACTACATGGACATCAGGGTTGGGTCTGGGCTGTGGCCATCAGCCCGGATGGACAGACCATTGTCAGTGGCAGTGATGACAACACCCTGCGCTTGTGGAACCGCCAGGGTCAACAGATAGGGGTACTGCACGGCCATCAGGGTTCAGTCAATGCCGTAGCCATCAGCCCCGATGGTCAGACTATTGTCAGTGGGAGTAGTGACAACACCCTGCGCTTGTGGAACCGCCAGGGTCAACAGATAGGGGTACTGCACGGGCATGAGGATTCAGTCAGAACCGTGGCCATCAGCCCGGATGGACAGACCATTGTCAGTGGCAGTGATGACAACACTGTGCGCTTGTGGAACCGCCAGGGTCAACAGACACAGATACTACACTGGTATCAGCACACAGTCCACGCTGTCGCCATCAGCCCGGATGGGAAGTACATTGCTGCTAGTGGCAGTTTACCATTGGGTGGTGGGGAAAACATTGTGCGTTTATGGAACCTTCAGGGTCAAGAGATAGGCGAACTACGCGGGCATCAGGGATGGGTCAGTGCCTTGGCCTTCAGCCCGCATGGAAAATATATAGTGACTGGCAGTTTTGACAATAACGTGGGCTTGTGGAATTACCAAGGAGAATCAATAGGGTTATTACTCGGGCATCAGAAGATAGTCAATGCCGTGGTCTTTAGCCCAGACGGTAAAACGATTGTCAGTGGCAGTGCAGACAAAACAGTGCGCTTGTGGAGCCTTGAGGAAAAGATTGTTAAAGGATGGCGTGCTCATCCTTATGGGATCAACGACGTAGCAGTCAGCCCTGACGGAGAGTACATTGCCAGTAGCAGTGGAACATTCTTAGGCTGGTCTGATGACACAACAGTGCGTCTTTGGAACCGCCAGGGGGAACTGATACAAGAACTAAGGGGTCATGAAGATGCGGTTAACTCTGTAGCTATAAGCCCCGATGGACAGACTATTGTCAGTGGTAGTAGTGACAACACTGTGCGCTTGTGGGACCGCCAGGGAGAAATAATCCAAGAACTGCGCGGCCATCAAGATTCGATTCACACTGTAGCCTTTAGCGATGATGGGGAAACCATTATCAGCGAAAGTTATCACAACAATGTACGTTTGTGGAATCTTCGGGGAGAGCAGATAGTTGTTCTCTCCGGGGATCATAGTTGGTTCAAGACAGTGACCATCAGCCCAGATGGACAAACAATTATCAGTGGCAGTTATGACAACACCATGCGCTTGTGGAACCGCCAAGGGGAACTAATTAAGCAACTACACAGCCCTCAGAATCCGATTGATGCTCTAGCTATTAGCTTGGATGGGGAGACTATTGTCAGTTATGAGGATACAACTTTACGGATCTGGAACAGTCAAAATCAAAAGATAGGTGAACTCGTTCCGGATTGGAATTCGGTTAAAGATATAGCTATCAGTCCAGATGGAGAGTATATCGTCATTGGTCATAATAACAGCACTCTGCGGTTATGGAATCGCTATGGTCAACCCATTGGTCAACCGTTACGTGGGCATGGGGATGAGATTAACACAGTGGCCTTTAGCCCTAATGGGCAGTATATTGTCAGTGGTAGTAAGGATGGCTTCCTCGGCTTATGGCCTATGGGTTGGAAAAATTGGCTGCAAATGGGCTGCAACCAGTTACAGTATCATCCGGTACTGGTAGCCCCAGAAACCGATGTTGCCCGACAAGCTGGCGAAACTTGTCAAAAATATGCGTGGAATTCCACCGAGTCGGCACAATTTCTGGTGCGTCACGGCAAGGCTTTAGCCCGTTCAGAAGATCTTGACGGCGCAGTTGCTAAGTTTCAACAAGCTAAAAGACTTGATGCCACTCTCAACCTAGAACCCGAGGCAGAAGCGAAACGCCTTGCCGTTGCAGTTTTGGTTGAAGAAGGTAACGATTTAGCTTACCAGGGTGAATATAACGAAGCTGTTGCCAAATTCCAACAAGCCCTCACCCTTGACCCAACCCGCAACCTAGAAGCCAAGGCAGAAGCAAAACGCATTGCCGTTCCGGTTTTGCTGGCACAGGGAGAACAAGGGGTTAAAAACAAACAGTATAAAGCGGCGGTTGAGGCTTATACTGCCGCCCAGAACATCGATGCCACAGTAGAAATTTCTGCTGAGACTTGGAATAACCTTTGTTGGTTTGGCAGTTTGGGCGGTGAGGCAGAGGCGGTGATGCCTGCCTGTGAGCAAGCCGTGACCCTGGAACCGGAATATGCAGGATATCGAGGAAATCTAGGACTCGCCAAGGCACTGGCTGGAGATAACGAGGGAGCAATTCAAGATTTTCAAGCCTTTATTGAATTGAGTAATCATGCCGAGGTGAACAGGCAAGTCCAGGGTTATATTGATACCCTCCGCGCTGGGGAAAATCCCTTTACCGAGGCAGAAATTAAACGGTTGTTAGGGGAATGA